The Erythrobacter insulae genome window below encodes:
- a CDS encoding MiaB/RimO family radical SAM methylthiotransferase codes for MGRLFVSAPAEIKPEVISLGCRLNLAESERMRAMLADAGDVVVVNSCAVTSEAVRQTRQAIRKARRARPDARLIVTGCAADIERDQLADMPEVDGLIANERKLDPRSWNAPVAETPIAPTKTRAFIAVQNGCDHDCTFCVIPQGRGKSRSLSITEALREVEQHLAQGAKEAVLTGVDLTSWGHDLPGEPKLGALAGAILAEFPELARLRLSSLDGIEIDEQLFELFASEPRVMPHLHLSLQHGADLILKRMKRRHLRADAVDLVLGLKARRPEITVGADLMAGFPTETDAHHADNVSIITELGLAHGHIFPFSPRPGTPAARMPQMDRSIIKSRAAELRSAVSDVRAAWLSSLVGETLPVLAERDGTGYAPNYARVRLSEDTQVGDIVNVTVRGIEEGLLV; via the coding sequence ATGGGACGATTATTCGTGAGCGCGCCCGCTGAAATCAAGCCGGAAGTGATTTCACTGGGTTGCCGCCTGAACCTCGCCGAAAGCGAGCGTATGCGCGCGATGCTCGCCGACGCGGGCGATGTTGTAGTGGTGAACTCCTGCGCGGTCACATCCGAAGCCGTGCGCCAAACCCGTCAGGCTATTCGCAAGGCGCGGCGCGCGCGGCCCGACGCACGCCTGATCGTCACGGGCTGCGCTGCGGATATTGAGCGGGACCAGCTGGCCGATATGCCCGAGGTGGACGGGTTGATCGCAAACGAGCGCAAACTCGATCCGCGCAGCTGGAACGCGCCTGTCGCCGAAACGCCGATTGCGCCGACCAAAACACGCGCCTTTATTGCGGTGCAAAATGGCTGCGATCACGATTGCACATTCTGCGTCATCCCGCAGGGGCGCGGCAAAAGCCGTTCGCTGTCTATCACAGAGGCGCTTCGCGAAGTGGAACAACACCTTGCCCAAGGCGCCAAGGAAGCTGTCCTTACCGGAGTGGACCTGACGAGTTGGGGACATGATCTGCCAGGCGAACCGAAACTGGGGGCGCTGGCTGGTGCGATTTTGGCCGAGTTCCCGGAACTTGCCCGGCTGCGCCTGTCCTCTCTCGACGGGATCGAGATTGACGAGCAGTTGTTTGAACTTTTCGCCAGCGAACCACGCGTGATGCCGCACCTTCACCTGTCATTGCAGCACGGCGCGGACCTCATTTTGAAACGGATGAAACGCCGCCATTTGCGCGCCGATGCGGTCGATTTGGTGCTGGGTTTAAAGGCCCGCAGGCCCGAAATCACGGTCGGAGCCGATCTGATGGCGGGTTTCCCGACAGAGACTGACGCGCATCATGCTGATAACGTTTCGATCATCACAGAGCTTGGGCTTGCGCACGGCCATATTTTTCCATTCTCCCCGCGCCCTGGCACCCCAGCGGCGCGGATGCCGCAAATGGACCGCTCCATAATCAAATCGCGCGCCGCCGAATTGCGCAGCGCGGTATCGGATGTGCGCGCCGCATGGCTTTCCAGTCTTGTGGGTGAAACACTGCCCGTCCTCGCCGAGCGCGACGGAACGGGCTATGCGCCGAACTATGCCCGTGTGCGTCTGTCCGAAGATACACAGGTAGGCGATATTGTGAATGTGACCGTGCGCGGGATCGAGGAAGGCCTGTTGGTATGA
- the dapF gene encoding diaminopimelate epimerase, protein MRVPFIKMHGLGNDFIVLDARETALPAIPSNFANRLADRREGIGCDQLIVLEPSDTCDFRMRIFNSDGSEVEACGNASRAVALLHGQPAKVETGGGAITLEPATGGASVDMGSPKFEWDAIPLAYAMDTANMPVGWDMLDAPMAVNVGNPHVIFFTDDADAVDLAAIGPAIETDPLFPERINVNVASIAGDNHLTLHVWERGAGLTRACGTGACATAVAAIRKGIAKSPVTVTLPGGDLNIAWEQGGTIRMTGPATEAFRGTFEWDDYS, encoded by the coding sequence ATGCGCGTCCCCTTCATCAAAATGCATGGCCTCGGCAATGATTTCATCGTGCTCGACGCGCGCGAAACCGCCCTGCCCGCAATTCCGAGCAATTTTGCCAATCGCCTTGCCGACCGCCGCGAAGGGATCGGCTGCGATCAACTGATCGTGCTTGAACCGAGTGATACGTGCGATTTTCGTATGCGCATTTTCAATTCCGATGGCAGCGAAGTCGAAGCCTGCGGCAATGCCAGCCGGGCGGTGGCGTTGCTGCATGGGCAACCTGCCAAGGTCGAAACCGGCGGCGGCGCGATCACGCTTGAGCCGGCAACCGGCGGCGCAAGCGTCGATATGGGCAGCCCCAAATTCGAATGGGACGCGATCCCGCTCGCTTATGCGATGGACACAGCGAACATGCCAGTCGGTTGGGACATGCTGGATGCACCCATGGCCGTGAATGTCGGCAATCCGCATGTGATCTTTTTCACAGACGATGCGGATGCGGTCGACCTTGCGGCAATCGGCCCGGCGATCGAAACCGATCCGCTCTTTCCAGAACGCATCAATGTGAACGTCGCGAGCATTGCGGGCGACAACCACCTGACCCTCCATGTATGGGAACGCGGTGCGGGCCTGACGCGGGCCTGCGGCACGGGCGCCTGCGCAACCGCTGTGGCAGCGATCCGCAAAGGTATCGCGAAAAGCCCCGTCACCGTTACCCTGCCCGGCGGCGATCTCAACATTGCATGGGAACAAGGCGGCACGATCCGCATGACCGGCCCCGCGACAGAGGCATTTCGCGGCACCTTCGAATGGGACGATTATTCGTGA
- the ftsY gene encoding signal recognition particle-docking protein FtsY, with amino-acid sequence MSETSWSEKLLGGFRKTSDRLSENLVGIAGGGKLDDGTLDDIEDALIISDLGPAAAARIRDKLANKQFGKEITQNELKEAVAEEIAEILRPVAKPLEITAFPRPQVILVIGVNGSGKTTTIAKLAHLFTEDDYGVLLAAGDTFRAAAIGQLATWAERAGVDIVRGPEGGDPASIVFDAVKQATDTGIDALVVDTAGRLQNKRELMDELEKIRRVLGRLNPEAPHDVVLVLDATNGQNALSQIDVFKEVAGVTGLIMTKLDGTARGGVLVAAAEQYGLPIHAIGVGEKMEDLRPFDPDLVARVIAGVA; translated from the coding sequence ATGAGCGAGACGAGTTGGAGCGAAAAGCTGCTTGGCGGATTTCGCAAGACGTCTGACCGGCTCAGCGAAAACCTCGTTGGTATCGCTGGCGGGGGTAAGCTGGATGATGGAACGCTCGACGATATCGAAGATGCGCTGATCATCTCCGATCTTGGCCCTGCGGCGGCGGCGCGCATTCGCGATAAGCTTGCCAATAAACAGTTCGGCAAAGAGATCACCCAGAACGAACTGAAAGAAGCCGTTGCCGAAGAAATCGCAGAGATCCTTCGTCCGGTTGCAAAACCGCTTGAGATAACCGCCTTCCCGCGCCCGCAAGTCATCCTTGTTATCGGCGTCAACGGGTCGGGCAAGACAACGACGATCGCCAAACTTGCGCATCTTTTTACCGAAGATGATTACGGCGTTTTGCTGGCGGCGGGCGACACTTTCCGCGCTGCGGCCATTGGACAGCTCGCCACATGGGCAGAGCGTGCCGGCGTAGACATTGTGCGCGGGCCGGAAGGCGGCGATCCCGCTTCCATTGTGTTCGATGCGGTCAAGCAGGCCACCGACACCGGAATAGACGCGCTGGTGGTGGACACCGCCGGACGGCTTCAGAACAAACGCGAGCTGATGGACGAGCTGGAGAAGATCCGCCGCGTTCTGGGGCGGCTCAACCCGGAGGCTCCGCATGATGTCGTGCTTGTGCTGGATGCAACCAACGGGCAGAACGCGCTGTCACAGATCGACGTTTTCAAAGAAGTCGCGGGCGTCACCGGTCTGATCATGACCAAGCTGGATGGAACCGCGCGCGGCGGTGTTCTGGTCGCCGCAGCCGAACAATATGGGCTGCCGATCCATGCCATCGGTGTGGGTGAGAAAATGGAAGACCTGCGCCCGTTCGATCCCGACCTTGTCGCCCGCGTGATTGCAGGAGTGGCGTAA